A region of Natribaculum luteum DNA encodes the following proteins:
- a CDS encoding alpha/beta fold hydrolase: MATLEVSDGTLWYDEVGDGPPLVFVHGGWMNGDAWRPQVDRFADEYRTITLDVRGHGRTGATDRERYSVSLFVDDLESLLASLEVEQPILCGLSLGSMIVQEYLDRHPDRAAGAILAGPVRSMPPVDVPTGVKPFLSPLPALTATLSVAGPRTTFRSLLGSIRTVTNGPWLSTDSSIRSQAIEAVGDVSRAEFRKIFDALYAFDPPELSHVTTPTLVVYGEAEASPVRRQGRRIAATVDDGRWAAVPDSGHLVNQDNPQAFNDVCAAFLAELDATASRPL, encoded by the coding sequence ATGGCAACGCTCGAGGTTTCCGACGGGACGCTCTGGTACGACGAGGTCGGTGACGGGCCGCCGCTCGTGTTCGTCCACGGCGGCTGGATGAACGGCGACGCCTGGCGACCGCAGGTCGACCGGTTCGCCGACGAGTATCGGACGATCACGCTCGACGTCCGCGGTCACGGCCGGACAGGGGCGACCGATCGGGAACGGTACTCCGTTTCGCTTTTCGTCGACGACCTCGAGTCGCTGCTCGCGTCGCTCGAGGTCGAGCAGCCGATCCTCTGTGGGCTCTCGCTCGGGTCGATGATCGTCCAGGAGTACCTCGACCGCCACCCCGACCGGGCGGCGGGAGCGATCCTCGCGGGCCCGGTCCGGTCGATGCCGCCGGTCGACGTCCCGACCGGCGTGAAGCCGTTTCTCTCGCCGTTGCCGGCGCTCACGGCCACGCTCTCCGTCGCCGGGCCGCGGACCACGTTCCGCTCGCTGCTCGGATCGATCCGCACGGTGACAAACGGGCCGTGGTTGTCGACCGACTCGTCGATCCGATCGCAGGCGATAGAGGCGGTCGGGGACGTCTCACGCGCGGAGTTCCGGAAGATATTCGACGCGCTTTACGCGTTCGACCCGCCCGAGTTGTCCCACGTCACGACGCCGACGCTCGTCGTCTACGGCGAAGCCGAGGCGTCACCGGTCAGACGACAGGGAAGACGGATCGCGGCAACCGTCGACGACGGCAGATGGGCGGCGGTTCCCGATTCGGGCCACCTCGTCAACCAGGACAATCCGCAGGCGTTCAACGACGTCTGCGCCGCGTTTCTCGCGGAACTCGACGCGACGGCGTCGCGACCGCTCTGA